GCCCAGTCCCAATACAGGTCGCGGACGCGTTTTGTGACGGGTCCAATCTGGTATTGGCGGTTGTCAAAGGCGGTTACCGGTGTGACTTTGCTCATGTTACCAGACAGGAATATCTCATCTGCGGCCTCAAAGTCAGCGTAGCCCAGCACCGTTTCATGCACAGTGACGCCATCAGCGCGCAGGTTGGCGATGTGGCGTGCCCGGGTGATGCCGCTTAGGAATGTGCCATTGGCGATTGGGGTAAACACTGCGCCGTCGCGCACCATGAAGATATTGGTGGTGGCGGTTTCGGCGACATTGCCCAAAGGATCCAGAACCATCGCATTCGAGAAACCCTTTGACCGGGCCTCGCGAAGCATTCGCGCGTTGTTGGGGTACAGACAACCGGCCTTGGCATTGACCACGGCGCTGTCCAGCGTCGGGCGGCGGAACCGGGTCCGGGTCAAGGTTGCACTGGCGTTTGCGGCGGCCATCGGGATTTGCTCTAGGCAGAGGGCAAATCCGGTGGCGTCAGCCGAGGGAGCGATGGTCGTT
This portion of the Parasedimentitalea marina genome encodes:
- a CDS encoding branched-chain amino acid aminotransferase, whose translation is MATGSNIRTFFNGSWQDGNVPIMRAADHATWLGSSVFDGARLFDGMTPDLDLHCERVNQSAKALMLTPTVSTADMVAIAREGLALYDKGAAVYIRPIYWGLDGDETTIAPSADATGFALCLEQIPMAAANASATLTRTRFRRPTLDSAVVNAKAGCLYPNNARMLREARSKGFSNAMVLDPLGNVAETATTNIFMVRDGAVFTPIANGTFLSGITRARHIANLRADGVTVHETVLGYADFEAADEIFLSGNMSKVTPVTAFDNRQYQIGPVTKRVRDLYWDWAQSNG